From Alloacidobacterium dinghuense:
TATCGCGGGATCTCCGGCGCGAAGACCATATAATTCCCGCTCGATCGCTGCCTGGAACGGTCTGCTGGCGACGAGTCCTTGTCTCGTTTTGTTTCCTCCGGCGATGTTTGAACAATGGAGTGTCGCGAGCATCGCGGGCATTCACGACGATGATGCAGCATTTCTTCCATCGCGTCGCGCACCGCGTCTCGGAAATGGTTATCCATGTCGGGTTCGCCCGCATGCTCCACCACAACTGAGCACATACGCTGAAAACTCATGTCAATGAGATAGCCGGTCTTGCAGAAAACCGGCTCCTGCGAAGTCAGCTGCTCCTTGTGAGCAGCGAACAGAGCTACAGAGTCTGCGGAAGAACTGATCTCCCCATCGCTGACGGCCTTGTGAGATTTCGGCAGGAAGAACATTTGCTCACATACGGGGGTATAAGAATGTTATTCCTTCTGCAGAACCTGTTCAAAATTACGACAGTAATACCCAAAGGTCCAATAGAAGGCTCGGCCTAACGCGCTTTTCTGAAAACCATGGCCGCGACGAACGACTCAACCGCAAAAGGCCAAAAAAAAAAGAGATGCGGCGAATGCCGCATCTCTCCCCTATCAGAGATCGTTTCTATTTCCTGTTACCCATGTCGTGTCTTGTATCGCCCTGCTGTCCCGGCGTGCTGGAAGAGCCACCTTGCTGTCCAGATTTCTGCCCGGACTGCTCCTTCTGCCCGGACTGCTCCTGTTGATGCTGCTTACTTCCCTGCTGCTCTCTATCCTTGTCGGTTCCTTGATGCTGTTGCGATCCAGGATGCTGAGGATTGGGATTGGACATTTTGGAATAACCTCCAGGGACTAGTCCCTCTCTCCAGTAGGAAGTCGATTGTCGCTCAGCGGGTTGTACATTTCCGGGAGCTTCGCGCTCCTCGAATCAGGCAGGCTCAGAGCAACATGCATGCGTATCTGTCACTTACGGGTAAAGTGAGTCGCAGAAAGCGCCCTCAACCTCTCTGCCGCACTTTCGGGCGTGATATCACGCTGCGGCATTCCCAGCATCTCAAACCCGACCATGAACTTGCGCACTGTCGCCGAGCGTAGCAGTGGCGGGTAATAGTGCGCATGGAAGTGCCATTCCGGATGCTGCTCGCCATCGCACGGCGTTTGGTGGAAGCCCATCGTATAAGGAAAGCTCGTCTCGAAAAGATTGTCGTAGCGCGTCGTGACCTGCTTGAGGATATTTGCCAACGCCGCGCGCTGCGCCGCAGAAAACTCAGCCATCGAACCGACATGCTTCTTCGCCAGGACCAGAGTTTCAAACGGCCACACTGCCCACCACGGAACAAGAACGAGAAACTCATCGTTCTCGCAGATGATGCGCGTCCGTTGGTCGGTCTCGGTCTTTAAGTAATCGCAGAGCAGACAAGAACCGTGTTCCGCCTGATACGCCTTCAGCGACTCCGTTTCGATCGCCGGTTCGTCAGGAACATGCTCCGTCGCCCAGACCTGGCAGTGAGGATGCGGATTGCTCGCGCCCATCATCGCCCCGCGGTTCTCGAAAATCTGCACATGGCTTATCGACGGATTGGCAGACAGTTCCTTGTATTGCTCAACCCATGCTTCGACCACACGCAGAATATCCGGTTCATCCATCACGGCCACCGTCAGACTGTGATCGGGATGAAAACAGAGCACGCGGCAGATGCCGCGCTCTTGTTCTGCGCGCAGCAACGGCAGCATTCCCGCAGTCTGGGGCGCGGGAGAATCCGGCAGCAGCGCTGCATAGTCATTATCGAAAATGAATACGCTTTCATAACGAGGCGTACGATGCCCTCCTGCGCGCTCATTGCCCGGGCACAGGTAACAGATGGGATCGTAGTGCACATCGGAAAATCCCGATGACGGATTGACCTCTCCCTGCCATGGCCGTTGTGTGCGGTGCGGCGAAATGAGTACCCATTGGCGGCGCAGCGGATTGTAACGGCGATGGGGGAACTGGTAGGCAGAATCGCTCACGAATACTTCCTTTCAGTGAAGCTTCTGTCGTCTATTCTAAGCAGTCGGCTTATCAGGAACGG
This genomic window contains:
- a CDS encoding UDP-glucose--hexose-1-phosphate uridylyltransferase; translated protein: MSDSAYQFPHRRYNPLRRQWVLISPHRTQRPWQGEVNPSSGFSDVHYDPICYLCPGNERAGGHRTPRYESVFIFDNDYAALLPDSPAPQTAGMLPLLRAEQERGICRVLCFHPDHSLTVAVMDEPDILRVVEAWVEQYKELSANPSISHVQIFENRGAMMGASNPHPHCQVWATEHVPDEPAIETESLKAYQAEHGSCLLCDYLKTETDQRTRIICENDEFLVLVPWWAVWPFETLVLAKKHVGSMAEFSAAQRAALANILKQVTTRYDNLFETSFPYTMGFHQTPCDGEQHPEWHFHAHYYPPLLRSATVRKFMVGFEMLGMPQRDITPESAAERLRALSATHFTRK